The DNA window GCAGCAGGCTTGTCAAGACGAAGCTGGTGGAGAGCGAAAATTCCATCCGCGTCGCCGTTAAAAACATCATAGTGCATAGTTATTGCCTTAATCCTTAGTGTCTGCCATGAAAACAAGAAAACGGAAAGTACACTAGGCAAATAGTTGTAATTTACCACCAAAGTACTTGTCCGACTCAGCTGGGTTAGTGTTCCTTACTCCTCTGAAAGTCTGGCATAAAAAAACAAGAAACGGAAGGTATAAAGGCTAATAGCATAAAATATATATCACCAAGGCCTATATCCAGTTCAGTTGGGTCGGATCATTTCTTTCACAAAAAGAAGCGTATCTTTTCTTATAAGCTAAGCCCCAAGCTGCTGCCGATATTAGCCAGATTGAAAACAAGCATGATCCGTTCATCAGTCGGCGTGTATCTGGTATTCAGCTGGACGGACCAACATTGAGCGTAGTATGTCAAACCGACTATCGCGTCATTGGTCTCACTCTGGGAAATGGAGTGTTCCACCAGCAGGTTCAGACCTATCTGCGGCAGGATCATGGCCCTGGCTGCACCATTGATCTGTTCAATATTCTGATCCTCATTGTAGCGATAGTCAAAAGAAAACCTATCACCCCGGCTGTTGGTGTAATACCCTTCAAGTCCATGGGTGCGGTTTTGAAAATCCTCGACGGGAATTTGCGTTTTGTAGAAGAAGGTCATTCTCTCCAATGGTCTCCAGCCCAGCTTCATGACGATTGGCTGAAAGGGATTATCGGAAGCTTCGCTCCGCAGGTCATAGCTCTGTTCCAGGCGGATGTACCCGTATTGGCGGAGCAGACTGTTGTCGCTGTCATACAGATTAAAGAAGCTGTCGACGCCGTAGGTGATGGAATTTTGGTCACCGATTCTATCGACTGAATCAAAGTAGGGGAGATCATCTTGATCTGCATCGCTTATAAAATCGTACTGCACAAATGGTCGTACGCTGTGAGAGAAAGAGGAGTATGCTGCGTTGTTCAAGGTGTAATCGCGCATCAACGTGGTGGCGACATCGGTCTGAAAAGTGAGCAGGGAGCGATTGGGGTTCTCGTCCTGGTCCCAGACACTCTCGCCATATGTTTCTACGGAATAAAGGGTACCGCGGCCCCCGATTTCGGCGCGTGATTCGAGATATGGTCCCAGAGATACGGGAGTGCTCAGGCGTGGATAAAGATCGACTCTATGTCCACCGATTCCTTCATCCCGCCAGTAATTGACGTAATCTGCATCCCATTCAAAAGCCAGGGAGGTATCCTGCAAGGGAATAGCTCCGGTATAATCCACCCGCGGCAATTGCCACAGAGGTGTCGGGCTGGATTCTACTGCTCTGACATCGTTAATGGCAAGGAGGTCGATATTCAAAGACGAGTTGTTCCATGACCTCAGCAGCTTTAAGGTATTTTTACGTTGATCGTCGCTCTGGTGTTCAAAACCTCGGCCAAAGGTTTCGAGAAATGATTTCTGAGACGAATCAAAGCCTGTTACCCCTGAATCAAATTCCTCAAGGTAATCGCGATCGGAGACAATATCGAGATCGGTTCTGGAAATCCAGTTTTCCATAAAGGTATGATCAATTTTACCGCGAAGCCAGTATCTATCCGTATTAGTGTGGGTGAAATTGGTGTCTGCATAGTATTCGGCATTGCCCGAACCGGAGAGGTCGTCTTCGAGATAGCTCCCCATGAACTTTCCTTTGTCCTGCGGGTTGAGAACATAGCGGAATTCCGCACCGGGCATAATCCCGCGATCTGAATAGTATTCCGGGTAAAGAGTCATGTCGACTGATTCTGAGATATTCCAAAAGAAAGGAAGATTGAAACCGAATCCATCTCTGCTTGAATTGCTGACAGTGGGGAAAAGAAAGCCAGTCTGTCTTGTGTCTTTCACCGGTACGATCATATAGGGCATATAAAATACCGGAACGTCCTGGATATTGAAGCGTGCATGTTTGAGAACGGCATAACCACCCTGGTCAACTCTTGCCTCAGCGCTGGAAAAGCTCCACGGTGGCTTCTCGTCTTCTCCGATTTTACAGGTGATAACCCACCCGTCTTCAATACGGTAGGTTGTCAAACCGGTTTTTTCAATAATTTTTCCCTCGAGGTGGAGCTCGTTTTCCTTGCGGGTAATAAGGGCGTTTTCAAATGATCCTGTCTCGGTGTCGAGATCGATCTTTGCGGCATCCGCCGTAAGTCTATCGTCTCCTGAATCAATGCTGACATTACCTCTGGCTTCGATAGCCTGCTCTTCGATATTATATGAGATCCAGTCCGCTTTGATGACGGTTTGGGTCCGGTAGCGCGGAGTCTGGTCCTCTGGCAGGTCTGCCGGTGTCATTTCCTCGACTTCTTCTGTCTCTTCGCCCAACAATTCGTCCCAGTCGGTAAAGGTTGTCGTTTGGGTGGGAGAGGGAGGAGGAACTTTTTCCCGTTTTTCCAGAACAATATCTCCCTCGGCAACAATACGGCTGGGGTTTTCGAAACGGGTAAGCTTGTCCGCGGAGATATTCCATTCAGCAGTTGAGGTGGACTCTGAAAAGCAGGGTGTGGAGACAAGAAAAAGAACAACCAGGACCGGAAATTGGCAGATACACTTCGACCTCTTTACATGTGGCAAAATCTTTGTCACAGTTTTCTCCTTTTCAACAGAAGAATTTTTAAATGGTAAGACCGTCTAATGTAAAAAACGGATGTAAATCAGTACAGCCGGCATTGGTATCTATCTTCAGCAAGCCCGGGAAAACCAATGTCTCTTCAGCTTCCCTCGATTAGCGAAGACCCCGAAAATATGCAGTCGAACAGGTTTATGCCAACCGTTGGAAGTTAACTTTTCGAAGGGGATGGTGTCAAGACTAAAAGCAGAATTTACCTTGATAATGAAAGGAAATTGTTTTATTTTATAACGAGCTGCATATTATGGCAATCTTTGGGAGAGTGTCCTCTCTCTAATCCCTGAAAATAGGAATAAAAAGGTTAGTATGGCAGCCGGGAACCGGGTGGTTGAACAGTTCCGGTAAAAAAGAGTTATGTCTGTGTCTTTGTTTTCCAGCAGGAGTCTACTGCTTTTACTCCAGGAGACAAAAGTGAAACCAGCTGCAAACACTATGATTTACCTGCGGAGAATTCAGGCGCACACAATGAAGGTATATGGACCCGAATGATCGGGCCATGGCAGGACCAAAATCGCTTCGGTACATGTAATTAACC is part of the Desulfopila inferna genome and encodes:
- a CDS encoding LPS assembly protein LptD gives rise to the protein MTKILPHVKRSKCICQFPVLVVLFLVSTPCFSESTSTAEWNISADKLTRFENPSRIVAEGDIVLEKREKVPPPSPTQTTTFTDWDELLGEETEEVEEMTPADLPEDQTPRYRTQTVIKADWISYNIEEQAIEARGNVSIDSGDDRLTADAAKIDLDTETGSFENALITRKENELHLEGKIIEKTGLTTYRIEDGWVITCKIGEDEKPPWSFSSAEARVDQGGYAVLKHARFNIQDVPVFYMPYMIVPVKDTRQTGFLFPTVSNSSRDGFGFNLPFFWNISESVDMTLYPEYYSDRGIMPGAEFRYVLNPQDKGKFMGSYLEDDLSGSGNAEYYADTNFTHTNTDRYWLRGKIDHTFMENWISRTDLDIVSDRDYLEEFDSGVTGFDSSQKSFLETFGRGFEHQSDDQRKNTLKLLRSWNNSSLNIDLLAINDVRAVESSPTPLWQLPRVDYTGAIPLQDTSLAFEWDADYVNYWRDEGIGGHRVDLYPRLSTPVSLGPYLESRAEIGGRGTLYSVETYGESVWDQDENPNRSLLTFQTDVATTLMRDYTLNNAAYSSFSHSVRPFVQYDFISDADQDDLPYFDSVDRIGDQNSITYGVDSFFNLYDSDNSLLRQYGYIRLEQSYDLRSEASDNPFQPIVMKLGWRPLERMTFFYKTQIPVEDFQNRTHGLEGYYTNSRGDRFSFDYRYNEDQNIEQINGAARAMILPQIGLNLLVEHSISQSETNDAIVGLTYYAQCWSVQLNTRYTPTDERIMLVFNLANIGSSLGLSL